Proteins from one Thioflavicoccus mobilis 8321 genomic window:
- a CDS encoding DUF4160 domain-containing protein: MPIISMFYGILIRMFFYDTDKHNVPHIHAEFQGDVGVYSIPDGELLAGKLPPKKQKMVVAWIAIHEDELLADWNLAANGKKPFTIRGLDQ; this comes from the coding sequence ATGCCCATAATCTCGATGTTCTACGGCATCCTGATACGGATGTTCTTTTACGATACGGACAAGCACAACGTCCCGCACATTCACGCCGAGTTTCAGGGCGATGTCGGCGTTTACTCGATCCCTGACGGAGAACTACTTGCCGGAAAGCTTCCGCCGAAGAAGCAGAAAATGGTAGTCGCATGGATCGCCATACACGAAGACGAACTTCTGGCAGATTGGAATTTGGCCGCAAATGGCAAGAAGCCATTTACGATTCGAGGCCTTGATCAATGA
- a CDS encoding DUF2442 domain-containing protein, translating to MKIAAVVPLEDHILFVEAEDGSTGVFDLTPYLAAEAFAPLQDHAEFLAVHNGGYFLEWPCGADLSADTIEANLKAVPPDIA from the coding sequence ATGAAAATTGCCGCTGTGGTCCCGCTGGAAGATCACATCCTGTTCGTCGAGGCTGAAGACGGCTCCACCGGCGTGTTTGATCTCACGCCCTACCTGGCTGCCGAAGCCTTCGCTCCGCTTCAAGATCATGCGGAATTCTTGGCAGTCCATAACGGCGGATATTTTCTGGAGTGGCCATGCGGAGCAGATCTATCCGCGGACACCATCGAGGCAAACTTGAAGGCTGTGCCACCGGATATCGCTTAG